In a single window of the Diospyros lotus cultivar Yz01 chromosome 10, ASM1463336v1, whole genome shotgun sequence genome:
- the LOC127810932 gene encoding 9-cis-epoxycarotenoid dioxygenase NCED1, chloroplastic-like, giving the protein MAAPTGTISTVWVKPDFSHSSRDLGSCFTLISPNKSKPKPKPIGKDAVCCFLQAPFVLLHFPKQINSAATIYRKENSPPSSVSTSGDASQWNFLQRTAAMALDVMASAVVARERQCVLPKTADPAVQIAGNFAPVPEQPVRRNLMVTGKIPDCIRGVYVRNGANPQFEPVAGHHFFDGDGMVHAVKFEGGVASYACRFTETRRLVQERALGRPVFPKAIGELHGHFGVARLLLFYARGLFGLVDRTNGTGVANAGLVFFNNRLLAMSEDDLPYHVRLTPAGDLKTSGRYTFDNQLKSAMIAHPKLDPVSGELFALSYDVIQKPYLKYFRFSPTGVKSPDVEIPLAEPTMMHDFAITERFVVVPDQQLVFRLPEMIRGGSPVVYDKNKMSRFGILDKHATDSSGIKWVEAPDCFCFHLWNAWEEPETDEVVVIGSCMTPPDSIFNESDSKLQSVLSEIRLNLKTGKSSRKPIIPEANLEAGMVNRNKLGRKSQFAYLSIAEPWPRVSGFAKVDLASGEMAKYIYGGEKYGGEPMFVPREPNSEAEDDGYVLVFVHDEEERESELQIVNAMTMKLEASIKLPSRVPYGFHGTFISSKELERQA; this is encoded by the coding sequence ATGGCTGCGCCAACTGGAACTATCAGTACTGTATGGGTTAAGCCCGATTTCTCCCATTCATCGAGGGATTTGGGCTCTTGTTTTAccttaatttctccaaataagtccaagcccaagcccaagcccattgGAAAAGACGCAGTTTGTTGCTTCCTTCAGGCCCCTTTTGTGCTCCTCCATTTTCCCAAGCAGATTAATTCTGCTGCCACCATATACAGAAAGGAGAATTCTCCTCCTTCCTCAGTTTCAACGTCCGGCGATGCTTCGCAGTGGAATTTCTTGCAGAGGACGGCGGCCATGGCGTTGGACGTTATGGCGAGCGCGGTGGTGGCACGCGAGCGGCAGTGTGTTCTGCCCAAAACAGCCGACCCCGCCGTCCAGATTGCCGGCAATTTCGCCCCCGTGCCGGAGCAGCCCGTCCGGCGAAATCTTATGGTCACCGGAAAGATACCCGACTGCATTCGAGGGGTCTACGTTCGGAATGGCGCCAACCCACAGTTCGAGCCTGTCGCCGGCCACCACTTCTTCGACGGCGACGGCATGGTCCACGCCGTCAAGTTCGAAGGCGGCGTCGCCAGCTACGCCTGCCGGTTCACTGAAACACGGAGGCTTGTTCAGGAACGGGCTTTAGGCCGTCCGGTGTTTCCGAAGGCCATCGGCGAGCTCCACGGCCACTTTGGCGTAGCCCGGCTGTTGCTGTTCTATGCTCGCGGGCTCTTCGGCCTCGTCGACCGTACTAACGGCACTGGCGTCGCCAACGCCGGCCTGGTTTTCTTCAACAACCGCCTCCTCGCCATGTCCGAAGACGACCTGCCCTACCACGTACGCCTCACGCCCGCCGGGGACCTTAAAACGTCCGGAAGGTACACCTTCGATAACCAGCTGAAGTCCGCCATGATCGCTCACCCGAAGCTCGACCCAGTTTCCGGCGAGCTCTTCGCTCTCAGCTACGACGTCATCCAGAAACCGTATCTCAAATACTTCAGATTCTCACCCACCGGCGTGAAGTCACCGGACGTCGAAATTCCGCTCGCGGAACCAACCATGATGCATGACTTTGCCATCACGGAGAGGTTCGTGGTCGTTCCCGACCAGCAGCTGGTTTTCAGGCTGCCGGAGATGATCCGCGGCGGCTCTCCGGTGGTCTACGACAAGAACAAGATGTCAAGGTTTGGGATTTTGGACAAACACGCCACTGATTCTTCCGGGATCAAATGGGTGGAAGCTCCAGATTGCTTCTGTTTCCATCTCTGGAACGCTTGGGAGGAGCCAGAGACCGACGAGGTCGTCGTGATCGGATCATGCATGACTCCACCGGATTCCATTTTCAACGAATCCGATTCCAAACTGCAGAGCGTTCTATCGGAAATCAGGCTCAACCTCAAGACCGGGAAATCCAGCCGAAAGCCCATCATTCCCGAAGCAAACTTGGAGGCCGGAATGGTGAACCGGAACAAGCTCGGGCGCAAGTCCCAGTTCGCTTATCTCTCCATCGCCGAACCGTGGCCGAGAGTCTCCGGTTTCGCCAAGGTCGACCTCGCCTCCGGTGAAATGGCGAAGTACATATACGGCGGCGAGAAGTACGGCGGCGAGCCGATGTTTGTTCCGAGAGAGCCCAATTCGGAGGCTGAAGACGATGGGTACGTTCTGGTTTTCGTGCACGACGAGGAGGAAAGGGAATCAGAGCTGCAAATCGTGAATGCCATGACTATGAAGTTGGAAGCTTCGATCAAGCTTCCGTCGCGAGTTCCATACGGTTTCCATGGCACGTTCATAAGCTCAAAAGAGTTAGAGAGGCAGGCTTAG
- the LOC127811081 gene encoding uncharacterized protein LOC127811081: protein MVFLKVAPMKGVMRFGKKGKLSLRFVGPFEILEKIGDLAYQVALPPALSGVHNVFHVSMLRKYILNISHILNYESLDLREDLTYEESPIKILEKPDKELKKKKITLVKVLGRSHAVKVAIWEHEDEMRAK from the coding sequence ATGGTCTTTTTGAAAGTGGCGCCAATGAAAGGAGTTATGAGATTtggaaagaaaggaaagctaAGCCTGCGCTTTGTTGGACCCTTTGAAATACTAGAAAAGATCGGTGACTTAGCTTATCAAGTTGCACTGCCACCAGCATTATCGGGGGTACACAATGTGTTCCATGTCTCCATGCTGAGAAAGTATATCCTGAACATCTCTCACATTCTCAATTATGAGTCATTGGACCTTCGTGAAGATTTAACTTACGAGGAATCACCAATCAAAATCTTAGAGAAGCCTGACAAGGaactcaagaagaagaagataacatTAGTCAAGGTCCTAGGGAGAAGTCATGCTGTAAAAGTGGCTATTTGGGAGCACGAGGATGAGATGCGTGCCAAGTAA